The following coding sequences lie in one Myxococcus xanthus genomic window:
- the istA gene encoding IS21 family transposase: MGNVLSDEKKQQVIALGRLGWSLRRIEDATGVRRETASGYLKAAGVGIRPPRRWGKSKPANEGTTEASEPEAEAAGAKPANEGTTDSMPRSRAGVRHVSASIVAPYVELVRQRLEVGRNGRAIYEELVDTQGYTGSYISVRRFVRALRDSQGPEAKAVIHTTPGEEAQVDYGEGPMVRHPETGKYRRTRMFVMTLGYSRKSVRLLCWKSSSRAWAQLHEEAFRRLGGVTRTVVLDNLREGVLSPDVYEPALNPLFRDVLAHYGATALPARVRHPDRKGKVESAVGHAQRTPLKGLRFESLEAAQVYLDAWEAKWADTRIHGTTKRQVAAMFGEERPWLLALPVEPFRYYAYGERVVHLDGHVEVDGAYYSVPPGHIGRKLHVQWDSLHVRLLLPATGQLLREHTRAPRGHHRTREEDRPSHAPRTTVQLLERAARAGRGVAALCAEVHRREGEVGTRRILGVLSLVKKHGAAALDDACEVALEVGVPTYRFVRRYLERRTPTPVTLRQVDPLIRELTHYRDVIVRLTQPTPHPGDTET; the protein is encoded by the coding sequence ATGGGCAACGTCTTGAGCGACGAGAAGAAGCAGCAGGTCATCGCCCTGGGGCGGTTGGGTTGGAGTCTGAGACGTATCGAGGATGCGACGGGGGTGCGCCGTGAGACGGCCAGCGGCTACCTGAAGGCCGCGGGCGTGGGCATCCGTCCACCGCGCCGGTGGGGCAAGTCAAAACCGGCCAATGAGGGGACCACCGAGGCGAGTGAGCCGGAGGCCGAGGCCGCCGGAGCAAAACCGGCCAATGAGGGGACCACCGACTCCATGCCGCGCAGCCGAGCCGGAGTCCGGCACGTATCGGCGAGCATCGTCGCGCCCTACGTCGAGCTGGTGCGGCAGCGGCTGGAGGTGGGCCGCAACGGGCGCGCCATCTACGAGGAGCTCGTCGACACGCAGGGCTACACGGGCAGCTACATTAGCGTGCGCCGCTTCGTCCGGGCGTTGCGCGACAGCCAGGGCCCGGAGGCCAAGGCCGTCATCCACACAACGCCGGGCGAGGAAGCGCAGGTGGACTATGGGGAGGGGCCCATGGTGCGCCACCCGGAGACGGGGAAATACCGGCGCACGCGCATGTTCGTCATGACGCTGGGCTACAGCCGCAAGTCAGTGCGGCTGTTGTGCTGGAAGTCCTCCAGCCGCGCGTGGGCGCAGTTGCACGAGGAGGCCTTCCGGCGGCTGGGAGGCGTGACGCGCACGGTGGTGCTGGACAACCTGCGTGAGGGGGTGCTTTCGCCCGACGTCTACGAGCCGGCCCTCAATCCGCTCTTCCGGGACGTGCTGGCCCACTACGGGGCCACGGCCCTGCCGGCCCGAGTCCGCCACCCGGACAGGAAGGGGAAGGTGGAGTCTGCGGTGGGCCACGCGCAGCGCACGCCGCTGAAGGGCCTGCGCTTCGAGTCGCTGGAGGCCGCCCAGGTCTACCTCGACGCGTGGGAGGCGAAGTGGGCGGACACCCGAATCCACGGCACCACCAAGCGCCAGGTGGCCGCCATGTTCGGCGAGGAGCGCCCATGGCTGCTGGCCCTGCCCGTGGAGCCCTTCCGCTACTACGCCTACGGTGAGCGAGTGGTGCACCTGGACGGGCACGTCGAGGTGGACGGCGCGTACTACTCGGTGCCCCCGGGACACATCGGCCGCAAGCTGCACGTGCAGTGGGACAGCCTCCACGTCCGCCTGCTGCTGCCCGCTACGGGGCAACTGCTCCGGGAGCACACCCGGGCCCCTCGCGGCCACCACCGCACACGCGAGGAGGACAGGCCTTCCCACGCGCCGCGCACCACCGTGCAACTTCTCGAGCGCGCCGCCAGGGCCGGACGCGGCGTCGCCGCCCTTTGCGCCGAGGTGCACCGCCGAGAAGGAGAGGTGGGCACCCGCCGCATCCTGGGCGTGCTGTCCCTGGTGAAGAAGCACGGCGCCGCTGCCCTGGACGACGCCTGCGAGGTGGCTCTCGAGGTGGGCGTCCCCACCTACCGCTTCGTGCGCCGCTACCTCGAAAGACGCACGCCCACTCCCGTCACCCTGCGCCAGGTCGACCCGCTCATCCGCGAGCTCACCCACTACCGCGACGTCATCGTCCGTCTGACTCAACCCACCCCTCACCCAGGAGACACCGAGACATGA
- a CDS encoding helix-turn-helix domain-containing protein, whose protein sequence is MRTHARNRGLKLKQADRAALEALTHRGRESVRVLSRARVLQLLSEGWTVVGAAEAVGVTQTTARTVRRRYQQEGLVGALHERPRPGAARLLTERQASEVVAMVCAPPPEGRGRWTVRLIAQEAVRRGFVAKVGRETVRELLLRHDLKPWREKNVVRAQTGHPVHRAQGGRSGVVRAATVPG, encoded by the coding sequence ATGAGGACGCACGCTCGAAATCGAGGGCTGAAGCTGAAGCAGGCGGACAGGGCAGCGCTGGAGGCGCTGACACACCGGGGGCGCGAGTCGGTGCGAGTATTGAGCCGAGCGCGAGTGCTGCAGTTGCTGTCCGAGGGCTGGACGGTAGTGGGAGCAGCCGAGGCGGTAGGCGTCACGCAAACCACGGCGCGCACCGTCCGTCGCCGCTACCAGCAGGAAGGCTTGGTGGGAGCGCTGCATGAGAGGCCACGGCCCGGAGCGGCGCGGCTTCTGACGGAGAGGCAGGCCAGCGAGGTAGTCGCCATGGTGTGTGCGCCGCCGCCGGAGGGCCGCGGCCGCTGGACGGTGCGCCTCATTGCCCAGGAGGCGGTGCGCAGGGGCTTCGTTGCGAAGGTTGGGCGGGAGACCGTGCGCGAACTGCTCCTGCGTCATGACTTGAAGCCTTGGCGGGAAAAAAATGTGGTGCGTGCCCAAACTGGACACCCAGTACATCGAGCACAGGGAGGACGTTCTGGAGTTGTACGCGCGGCCACTGTGCCCGGCTGA
- the istB gene encoding IS21-like element helper ATPase IstB codes for MNLVEITRALTTLRLSGMAQAVEARILQAQAEKLAPLDFLSALVNDELTRRSDSFIQRRLKQGAFRDAGKTLDGFDFDFNKKMNRRLVFELATGGFVERREDALFLGPPGTGKSHIAQALGRAVIQSQGHRVLYREAHHLLEELAEASLEGTRRQKLDALTGAPLLIIDDLGMRKLPATAAEDLLELIMRRYEKASTLITSNRPVEDWGKLLGDNAAVAAMLDRLLHHAHVVQFGPRSWRTKGAMELRTSESAG; via the coding sequence ATGAATCTCGTCGAAATCACCCGCGCCCTCACCACCTTGCGCCTGTCCGGCATGGCCCAGGCCGTCGAGGCCCGCATCCTCCAGGCGCAAGCCGAGAAGCTCGCTCCACTCGACTTCCTCTCCGCCCTCGTCAACGACGAGTTGACTCGCAGAAGCGACAGCTTCATCCAACGCCGCCTCAAGCAGGGCGCCTTCCGCGACGCGGGCAAGACGCTCGACGGCTTCGACTTCGACTTCAACAAGAAGATGAATCGCCGCCTCGTCTTCGAGCTGGCCACCGGCGGCTTCGTGGAGCGGCGCGAGGACGCGCTCTTCCTTGGCCCTCCAGGCACCGGCAAGAGTCACATCGCCCAGGCCCTCGGCCGCGCCGTCATCCAGTCCCAGGGCCATCGCGTCCTCTACCGCGAGGCGCACCACCTGCTCGAGGAGCTCGCCGAAGCAAGCCTCGAAGGCACCCGACGCCAGAAGCTCGATGCGCTCACCGGCGCGCCTCTGCTCATCATCGATGACCTCGGCATGCGCAAGCTGCCGGCCACCGCCGCCGAGGACCTGCTCGAGCTCATCATGCGCCGCTACGAGAAGGCTTCCACCCTCATCACCTCCAACCGGCCAGTGGAGGACTGGGGGAAGCTCTTGGGGGACAACGCCGCCGTGGCCGCCATGCTCGACCGTCTGCTGCACCATGCCCACGTCGTCCAATTCGGTCCCCGCAGCTGGCGCACCAAGGGGGCCATGGAGTTGCGGACCTCCGAGTCCGCGGGGTAG
- the tnpB gene encoding IS66 family insertion sequence element accessory protein TnpB (TnpB, as the term is used for proteins encoded by IS66 family insertion elements, is considered an accessory protein, since TnpC, encoded by a neighboring gene, is a DDE family transposase.), which yields MFALPASVRVVLATEPVDMRKSIDGLMALVRSAWGEDVYSGHLFAFVSRMGDRVKVLTWSRGGFVLLYKRLETGRFRLPPVDAGAQVVHLDATQLAMLLDGIDVAQVRRQPAWTPPGRTGT from the coding sequence GTGTTTGCCCTTCCAGCCTCGGTGCGCGTGGTGCTGGCGACAGAGCCGGTGGACATGCGTAAGTCGATTGACGGCCTGATGGCACTGGTGCGCAGCGCATGGGGCGAGGACGTCTACTCGGGGCACCTCTTCGCCTTCGTCTCGCGCATGGGCGACAGAGTCAAGGTGCTGACGTGGAGTCGAGGCGGCTTCGTGCTGCTGTACAAGCGGCTGGAGACGGGCCGCTTCCGCCTACCACCGGTGGACGCGGGCGCGCAGGTGGTGCACCTGGACGCCACGCAGTTGGCGATGCTGCTGGACGGCATTGACGTGGCGCAGGTGAGGCGCCAGCCTGCCTGGACGCCTCCCGGGCGCACGGGCACCTGA
- the tnpA gene encoding IS66 family insertion sequence element accessory protein TnpA, which produces MSKPVEKQEWFRVAEAFEASGLTQKAFSSQRGVRLSTLQSWVYRRRRQHGSQAEVVRLLPVEVATRPTATESMLEVVTASGARVRFEEGTDVDYVARLVAALGR; this is translated from the coding sequence ATGTCAAAGCCGGTGGAGAAGCAGGAGTGGTTCCGGGTCGCCGAAGCCTTCGAGGCGAGCGGACTGACGCAAAAAGCGTTCTCCTCGCAGCGAGGCGTGCGGCTCAGCACGTTGCAGTCGTGGGTGTACCGGCGCCGACGCCAGCACGGCAGTCAGGCAGAGGTAGTGCGCCTGCTGCCGGTGGAGGTCGCGACGAGGCCCACGGCGACGGAGTCGATGCTGGAGGTGGTAACGGCGAGCGGAGCGCGGGTGCGCTTCGAGGAGGGCACCGACGTCGACTACGTGGCCCGGCTCGTCGCCGCGCTGGGGCGGTGA
- the acpP gene encoding acyl carrier protein, producing the protein MRHPAIRYATLGLLAALLVSTEGLASHSQSTTIQLSPAQDAASTLTICSSVKRIVLEQSGAESSQVTDGASLVDDLGMDWLDLAEFFMALEREFDISIPDEHTELINTVGDACKYVLGAVRG; encoded by the coding sequence ATGCGCCACCCCGCTATTCGTTACGCAACGCTTGGCCTTCTCGCCGCACTGCTGGTCTCAACCGAGGGACTGGCCTCACATAGCCAATCCACCACTATTCAACTATCGCCCGCGCAGGATGCCGCCAGTACTTTAACTATCTGCTCGAGTGTAAAAAGAATCGTACTGGAGCAATCCGGAGCCGAGAGTTCCCAAGTTACCGACGGAGCCTCGCTCGTCGACGACCTGGGAATGGACTGGCTTGACCTAGCTGAGTTCTTCATGGCTCTGGAGAGGGAATTTGACATTTCAATTCCCGATGAACATACAGAGCTCATCAATACCGTCGGAGATGCTTGCAAGTACGTTCTAGGGGCGGTCAGAGGCTAG
- the hrpA gene encoding ATP-dependent RNA helicase HrpA, translated as MSGDSPVPTPGGLPTLHFPPELPISSRVEDITAAITAHQVVIVAGATGSGKTTQLPKVLLAMGRGRPRQIGVTQPRRIAATSVAARVARELGTELGTDVGYQIRFEDRSSRQTAVKFMTDGVLLAQIHSDPLLRRYDTIVLDEAHERSLTIDFLLGWLKRILPRRPDLKVVVSSATIETERFSQFFGGAPVIQVEGRTFPVDVLYEPPPEDTELADSVADAVANVLSLDPDGDVLVFLPGEREIREAENALNARELRGTVVQPLYARLSAAEQSRVFATIPERRVILATNVAETSVTIPGIVYVVDTGVARLSRYEPRSGTTRLHIEPVSQASADQRKGRCGRVREGICVRLYDEASFTTRPAFTDPEIKRTGLAGVILRMKSLGLGDVEDFPFLDPPQPRAIAEGWRVLEELGAIEGKERTLTPLGHQLARFPVDPRIARMILAGAEYGCLDEVLIVAAALNLQDPRERPRESAQKADELHRRFRDEHSDFMGLLKLWAFVREAEGRGTSHLRRVCRDNFLSFLRVREWRDVQRQLEETVRELRLPRKGRGAPARGDLLHQALLTGLLSRIGQWHPEQRHFTGAKQTRFMVHPSSALAKKPPAWVLAFELVETSQLFARTVAKLDPEWLAAAAPHLLKRSYSEPHWSEKSARAVVKENATLFGLPVFKERPVALASMDPARARLMFIEHALVRGEYRTRGAFQEKNRQVLERVARLRDKARRSELLDSEALLTFFDQRLPADVTDGAGFEVWRRKAEAADPDVLVLSMEDALSHDPDLSPAYYPDAITLHGASVPVTYTFDPAAEDDGITLSVPLLLLAQLVPGELDWTIPGWQREKFTALLEQVPRAQRKQLGPLPALVDRLEKELVPFRGPMIPALARAVSRLCGVDVTEESLRADAVAPYLRITLRVLDERGKELARSRDADALLKQHGGHARAALRSAAPPSDWERKGLTAWTFGELPPVLTRRVGGIEVRSYPALVDRGAAVDLVLLETSSAAEAATRTGVRRLLMLAARGHVAVSAARMPLPFPSLDGAPPARGQADAFRALVLARSVDDAFKLAPGAPLPRTKAAFEALVREGSPRIEHAARDWANAVVVTSSELAATLAALKSASKGPSGAAAVRDIRSQLGHMFPANLIEWIPFVRLLNYPRYLCAAQARLSRAVANPGKDAGKAAPFTPLWETFLSRRATVRDQEAAQDLRWTFEELRVAIFAPEVTTPVSVTVAKVGAALAALR; from the coding sequence ATGTCCGGCGACTCACCCGTCCCCACCCCCGGCGGCTTGCCCACCCTGCACTTCCCCCCCGAGCTCCCCATCTCGAGCCGGGTGGAGGACATCACCGCGGCCATCACCGCCCATCAGGTGGTCATTGTCGCGGGGGCCACCGGCTCGGGGAAGACGACGCAGCTGCCCAAAGTCCTGCTCGCCATGGGGCGCGGCCGCCCGCGCCAGATTGGCGTCACCCAGCCCCGGCGCATCGCCGCGACGAGCGTGGCGGCGCGCGTGGCACGCGAGCTCGGCACGGAGCTGGGCACGGACGTCGGCTACCAGATTCGCTTCGAGGACCGCTCGTCCCGGCAGACGGCCGTGAAGTTCATGACCGACGGGGTCCTGCTCGCGCAGATTCACAGCGACCCGCTCCTGCGCCGCTACGATACCATCGTGCTCGACGAGGCCCACGAGCGCAGCCTCACCATCGACTTCCTGCTCGGGTGGCTCAAGCGCATCCTCCCCAGGCGCCCCGACCTCAAGGTGGTGGTGAGCTCGGCCACCATCGAGACCGAGCGCTTCTCGCAGTTCTTCGGGGGGGCGCCGGTCATCCAGGTGGAGGGCCGTACCTTTCCGGTGGACGTGCTCTACGAGCCGCCTCCCGAGGACACCGAGCTCGCAGACTCCGTCGCCGATGCGGTGGCGAACGTGCTCTCGCTCGACCCGGACGGGGACGTCCTCGTGTTCCTCCCCGGGGAGCGGGAGATCCGCGAGGCCGAGAACGCCCTGAACGCGCGCGAGCTCCGCGGCACGGTGGTGCAGCCCCTGTATGCGCGCCTGTCGGCCGCCGAGCAGTCGCGCGTCTTCGCCACCATCCCCGAGCGCCGGGTCATCCTCGCCACCAACGTCGCGGAGACGTCGGTCACCATCCCGGGAATCGTGTACGTCGTGGACACGGGTGTGGCGCGCCTGTCGCGCTACGAGCCGCGCTCGGGCACCACGCGCCTGCACATCGAGCCGGTCTCCCAGGCCAGCGCCGACCAGCGCAAGGGGCGCTGCGGCCGCGTGCGCGAGGGGATCTGCGTGCGCCTCTACGACGAGGCGAGCTTCACCACGCGGCCCGCCTTCACCGATCCGGAGATCAAGCGCACCGGGCTCGCGGGGGTCATCCTGCGGATGAAGTCCCTCGGCCTCGGTGACGTCGAGGACTTCCCCTTCCTCGACCCGCCCCAGCCGAGGGCCATCGCCGAGGGCTGGCGGGTGCTCGAGGAGCTCGGGGCCATCGAGGGCAAGGAGCGCACCTTGACGCCGCTCGGGCACCAGCTCGCGCGCTTCCCGGTGGACCCGCGCATCGCGCGGATGATTCTCGCCGGCGCCGAGTACGGGTGCCTGGACGAGGTGCTCATCGTCGCCGCGGCGCTCAACCTGCAGGACCCGCGCGAGCGGCCACGCGAGTCCGCGCAGAAGGCGGACGAGTTGCACCGGCGCTTCCGTGACGAGCACTCGGACTTCATGGGGCTCCTCAAGCTGTGGGCGTTCGTGCGCGAGGCCGAGGGCCGGGGGACGTCCCATCTGCGGCGCGTGTGCCGGGACAACTTCCTGTCCTTCCTGCGGGTGCGCGAGTGGCGGGACGTCCAGCGCCAGCTCGAGGAGACCGTCCGCGAGCTACGCCTGCCGCGCAAGGGCCGGGGCGCCCCGGCGCGAGGGGACCTCCTGCACCAGGCGCTCCTCACCGGGCTCCTGTCCCGCATCGGCCAGTGGCATCCGGAGCAGCGCCACTTTACGGGCGCGAAGCAGACGCGCTTCATGGTTCACCCCTCGTCGGCGCTCGCGAAAAAGCCCCCTGCCTGGGTGCTGGCGTTCGAGCTCGTGGAGACATCCCAGCTGTTCGCGCGCACCGTGGCGAAGCTCGACCCGGAGTGGCTCGCGGCGGCGGCCCCCCACCTGCTCAAGCGCAGCTACTCCGAACCGCACTGGTCGGAGAAGTCCGCGCGCGCCGTCGTGAAGGAGAACGCGACCCTCTTCGGGCTTCCAGTCTTCAAGGAGCGCCCCGTGGCCCTGGCCAGCATGGACCCCGCCCGGGCACGGCTGATGTTCATCGAGCACGCCCTGGTGCGCGGCGAGTACCGCACCCGGGGGGCGTTCCAGGAGAAGAACCGTCAGGTGCTCGAACGCGTGGCGCGCCTGCGGGACAAGGCCCGGCGCAGCGAGCTGCTCGACAGCGAGGCGCTGCTGACGTTCTTCGACCAGCGCCTCCCGGCGGACGTGACGGACGGAGCGGGCTTCGAGGTCTGGCGCCGAAAGGCCGAGGCGGCCGACCCCGACGTGCTCGTGCTCTCGATGGAGGACGCCCTCTCGCACGACCCGGACCTGTCCCCGGCGTACTACCCGGACGCCATCACCCTGCACGGCGCGTCCGTGCCGGTGACGTACACCTTCGATCCCGCGGCCGAGGACGACGGCATCACCCTGAGCGTGCCACTGCTGCTGCTCGCCCAGCTGGTCCCGGGTGAGCTCGACTGGACCATCCCCGGGTGGCAGCGGGAAAAATTCACCGCCCTGCTCGAGCAGGTCCCCCGCGCCCAGCGCAAGCAGCTGGGGCCGTTGCCGGCCCTGGTCGACCGTCTCGAGAAGGAACTTGTGCCCTTCCGCGGGCCGATGATTCCAGCGCTCGCGCGTGCGGTGTCCCGCCTGTGCGGCGTCGACGTGACGGAGGAGTCCCTCCGGGCGGATGCCGTGGCGCCGTACCTGCGCATCACGCTCCGGGTGCTCGATGAGCGGGGAAAGGAGCTCGCGCGGAGCCGCGACGCCGACGCGCTGCTCAAACAGCACGGGGGACATGCACGGGCGGCGCTGCGCAGCGCGGCACCGCCTTCGGACTGGGAGCGCAAGGGGCTGACGGCCTGGACCTTCGGCGAGCTGCCCCCCGTGCTCACCCGGCGGGTCGGCGGGATTGAGGTCCGCAGCTACCCCGCGCTCGTCGACCGGGGCGCTGCCGTGGACCTGGTGCTGCTCGAGACATCCTCCGCCGCCGAGGCGGCCACGCGCACGGGGGTCCGCCGGCTCCTGATGCTCGCCGCGCGCGGACACGTGGCCGTCAGCGCCGCGCGCATGCCGCTGCCCTTCCCGTCCCTGGACGGCGCGCCGCCCGCGCGGGGCCAGGCCGACGCCTTCCGAGCGCTCGTCCTGGCACGCAGCGTCGACGATGCGTTCAAGCTCGCACCGGGTGCGCCGCTGCCCCGCACGAAGGCGGCCTTCGAGGCGCTGGTCCGTGAGGGCTCACCGCGCATCGAGCATGCGGCCCGGGACTGGGCGAACGCCGTCGTTGTCACCTCCTCGGAGCTCGCCGCGACGCTCGCTGCACTCAAGTCGGCATCAAAGGGGCCGAGCGGCGCAGCGGCCGTGCGGGACATCCGCTCGCAGCTCGGGCACATGTTCCCTGCGAACCTCATCGAGTGGATTCCCTTCGTACGCCTGCTGAACTACCCGCGCTACCTCTGCGCGGCCCAGGCACGGCTGTCGCGTGCGGTGGCGAACCCCGGCAAGGACGCAGGGAAGGCCGCGCCCTTCACCCCCCTGTGGGAGACCTTCCTCTCCAGGCGCGCCACCGTGCGTGACCAGGAGGCGGCGCAGGATCTGCGGTGGACCTTCGAGGAGCTCCGCGTGGCCATCTTCGCTCCGGAGGTGACGACGCCCGTGTCGGTGACGGTGGCGAAGGTCGGCGCGGCCCTCGCGGCGCTGCGCTAG
- a CDS encoding IS630 family transposase: MWCVPKLDTQYIEHREDVLELYARPLCPAEPVVCFDERPVQLLEWVRPASPACPGREARQEYAYFRCGTANLFCAVAPKAGWHFVKATPNRKSEAFAEARRDIASHYPDAETIHLVLDNLSTHSCRALEVRYGRRAGRRLWRRFTVHFTPVHGSWLNQVEVAISLLSRHCLGKRRIPTLDKLDQETDAWERWANLQRLRIRWRSLSQRPERGSATTHQTSPGQRTSL, translated from the coding sequence ATGTGGTGCGTGCCCAAACTGGACACCCAGTACATCGAGCACAGGGAGGACGTTCTGGAGTTGTACGCGCGGCCACTGTGCCCGGCTGAGCCCGTCGTCTGCTTCGATGAGAGGCCCGTGCAACTACTGGAGTGGGTACGTCCTGCTTCGCCGGCCTGCCCTGGACGAGAGGCACGCCAGGAATACGCCTACTTCCGCTGTGGCACCGCCAATCTCTTCTGCGCTGTGGCGCCCAAAGCGGGCTGGCACTTCGTGAAGGCCACGCCCAACAGAAAGAGCGAGGCATTCGCCGAAGCGCGGCGAGACATTGCCAGTCACTACCCGGACGCAGAAACCATTCACCTGGTGCTCGACAACCTCAGCACCCACTCCTGCCGCGCCCTGGAGGTACGATACGGGAGGCGGGCAGGCCGTCGACTCTGGCGCCGTTTCACGGTGCATTTCACGCCTGTGCACGGCAGTTGGCTCAATCAGGTGGAGGTAGCGATTTCGCTACTCTCTCGTCATTGCCTGGGCAAGCGACGCATCCCAACCCTCGACAAGCTCGACCAAGAAACAGACGCATGGGAGCGATGGGCCAACCTCCAGCGGCTGCGAATCCGCTGGAGGTCACTGTCCCAAAGGCCCGAGAGAGGTTCGGCTACGACCCACCAAACTTCTCCCGGTCAGAGGACTAGCCTCTGA